Within Homo sapiens chromosome 2, GRCh38.p14 Primary Assembly, the genomic segment TCAGATcactcattctcattctctcttcctttctctccccctttctctatttctatctcactagattctttgaaaagaaagagcTTATTCTAATGAGAAATTCCTATTACTTTTTTGCTTCCTATAATTTAAACTGAAAATTGGCACAGTGGCCTTGACACAaaccttaaaacaacaaaatgctaGCTTACCTGGAACATCTCATTAATGCCTTCTCCAGTTTGTGCTGAAGTTTCAAAGTACAGGAACCCTTTGCTTTCAGCCCAAAGACGTCCTTCACTTTCATCTACACAGCGATGTTTGGTACAATCAATCTGAAATAGAAGGGGCGGGGGACAGAGAGAAGATTACAATCTTGTCCTACTAGAATGGACCCAGTGAGGGTCTCTGTCAATCCTTTACTAAGGCAAAGCTATTCTTAGTAAATGCCTGCACTAGTGTGTAAAATTACCAGGACCAAAGGGACAGAAACAAAACTTAATATTGAATGTAGACTGATATTCTATGGCAACAGGACTAGTGCCTGCTGCTGCAATGTCCCACCTGATCCCTTGGGAAAACAGCTGTTACTCAGTTCTGTGAAAGTTGGCTTCATGACATCTGCCATACCCTTGGGGCCATAGTCTGCTTTTCACACCTTTCCATAGTCCACATCACCTAATTAATGCCCCTACTCCAGTCGGGTCAGAGTCTGATTATTAGGAACCATTGCTCCCACTCAGTCACCAACATCCTTCCCCATGTAtggcaccagaaaaaaaaaaatgtatacaaattttgATATAGCAGGTTTTAGGCtgctgtgttgttttgtttttgtcttaggGACATTATGTTTTGAAAGGTTATTGATTTCCATATTACACAAtaaggaatttttcttttctttttgtttcccaaCACTCAAAGCTCCACTCTTTCCCTAGAAATCTGAACACACCATTTCCAGAGGGGTTACCTTGTTGGCACAAActacaaatataatattttccatGTTTCCATGAGGTCCAAGCTCTTGCTTCATTTCTGCCAGCCACGCATCAAGGGCGTCAAAGGAGTCTTTCTGCCCAACATCATAGACCAGTATCACACCCTGTGTGTCCTTGTAAAACTCATTTCGAACCTTCAAATAAAAGGACAGATACACAAAACGTAGTTTTTGTGATGTTATAAGAATGTATCTCACAGTCATTAACCTGGCAAAGTGTGTTCTTTTGTGTATTCTTAGTGTTTGCTATTGTATCTGTTTCTACTGGTCATTAGAGGGTTTTTTATAGAATCAAAGTAATGTCATTCTAAAAATGTATTAGCATAGAAGGACTTACAATGGAAAACAAcagcctcctgccccaccccGTCCCACCTCCAGTTCCACTCCCTAGAGGCAATCAGTCTTTAATTATAGTAGACCTTAAAAGAACATCAATTATATAAAGTTCTTCTTAGGAAGAATTAGGAAGGTGAGTGAGCAATTCAAAAGAACTTAAGGCCAAAATGACATAAGTGTCAGCAATGGGTACAGCCATTTATAAATCACATCCCAAAGCTGGCTTCCCCCAGGGTGCTAGGCAGAGCTTCCCTGACTCTCGGGTCTGCACACCAACTTTAGAACTCCAAACTCAGAGCCTCAGTGTGATACAATGGaaaagagcacaggctctggagtcagacagatctgggttCACACTTACTTACTAgttttgtgatcttgggcaagtcacttaacctctctgcgtctcagtttcctcatctgtaaaatggggataatactacTTACTTCACAGGGTTATTATgatggttaaatgagataatgcaggcAAAGTACTTAGCATGGTGCCTGAAAAACAATGTCTATTTAAcaccttccccttccttccttgcaTTCATTCTCTGGGCTTCATTCCAAATGTGGGAAGAGGCAGCATGAAATATGGGCATACTCAAACATTAGGGCCAGAGAGAAGTTAAGGAGCAGCATTGACACATGGGGTTTCCGGGACAAAGTTCCAGAAAGAATCCTGACAGAGCCCATATATTATATGTTCTTTTCACAAAATTCCCAAATGTACTCAGACCCACACAAGCTATGTagtaagaaatgaaaacatgttataCACATCGGGTAGGGTTTCTGGGCATAGGCAGATATCTGGACCAAGGATATTAAGTGCTCCTATTTGTTTACAGAAACCTAAGAAGCTATCCCCTAAAGTTAAAACCAACAAAATCAGAAAGAACTGAAGATGATGAAGCCCACCAGTCCT encodes:
- the DNAJC27 gene encoding dnaJ homolog subfamily C member 27 isoform 2 (isoform 2 is encoded by transcript variant 2), producing the protein MEANMPKRKEPGRSLRIKVISMGNAEVGKSCIIKRYCEKRFVSKYLATIGIDYGVTKVHVRDREIKVNIFDMAGHPFFYEVRNEFYKDTQGVILVYDVGQKDSFDALDAWLAEMKQELGPHGNMENIIFVVCANKIDCTKHRCVDESEGRLWAESKGFLYFETSAQTGEGINEMFQG
- the DNAJC27 gene encoding dnaJ homolog subfamily C member 27 isoform X2, giving the protein MEANMPKRKEPGRSLRIKVISMGNAEVGKSCIIKRYCEKRFVSKYLATIGIDYGVTKVHVRDREIKVNIFDMAGHPFFYEVRNEFYKDTQGVILVYDVGQKDSFDALDAWLAEMKQELGPHGNMENIIFVVCANKIDCTKHRCVDESEGRLWAESKGFLYFETSAQTGEGINEMFQMSLLLLEDRFLPWLTG